One Leptotrichia trevisanii DSM 22070 genomic window, TGTAGCATCATCCAGTTCCTGACGCATTTTTGTGTTGATAATATCTCTCGAAGTCAATGTCTGATCGACTGTCATATCTCCAATAATATTTCTCAAAGTTGTTGCTGTCAAATTTTCAATTGCTGAAAGTGGACGTTCTACTCCATAAGTGTACAGCTTTGGATCAGTTATTTGAAAATAAACAACTGTATCAATTTGCATTGTGGCGTTATCCTTTGTAATAACAGGCTGAGGAGGAAAATCCACAACTTGTTCCTTTAACGACACACTTCTTGCAACTCTGTCAAAAAATGGATTCAGAAAACTAAGCCCTGAACTTAGGGATCTGTCATATTTCCCCAATTTTTCAATAATAAGTACACGTGATTCTGGCACAATCTTTACTGATTTAAAAATGTAAATTAATGCAATTACAATAAGAACAACTATAAACGGCAAAGTCCAAACCATAATAATATTACCTCCTATTTTTTTTATATTATTTTCTTTCTAAAATTATTTTGTTACCTTTAAAGCCTTTAATTTTAACTATTTCCCCATTTGACAATATTTCCTCACTTACACCTGTCCAAATGGAACCTTTAAATTTTACTTCATATTCCTTTTCAGTCTTTTTAGTATCCACTACTTTTTCAATTTTTACATCAGTCCCTTTCATGCTTGCATCAAAATTTGTCTTTCTTTGTAATTCAATGTATCTTCTCAAGACTGGACGTGTAAAAATTAGGAAAATTATCGTAAGTACAGCAAATATTAAAAACTGTATTAGCGAATCTTCTATAAAATTTGCAAGAAACATTACAATTAAAGCTGAAAGTGCAAACCAGATTGTTACAAGTCCTGGAATAATTATTTCCAGAATTGCTGCTGTTCCTGACAAAATTGCCCAAAATAATGCTCCCATTTCACTATCTCCTTTTTTATTTTATAAATACTTTAATTACAAAATCTTAAAGTCCTGAAAAACCTACACCAACATTAATTGAATTTGTCCCTTTTCCACCTGTACTGCTACAAGCTGTAATAGTAAATATAATCATAACTGAAATAATTAACTTTTTCATTTCATCTCACCTCTTTTTCAAAGTTTTCCTATTTAAGCGACTTGGAATTTAAAAATACACTCCAACTCCACCATGCAGTCCGCCAGGCCCAACACCTACATTGGCTGATAAACACGAACTTAAAGCCAAAGCTAGCAAAACTAATATCAGCAGCTTTTTCATATTTCCTCCATTTTAAATTTATTTTACTTAATATATTTTACAACATAATTTTAATTTTGCAAGTTTTTTTATTCATTAAACTTGTTTGATAACCTAAATTTCAATATTATCTATACAAATTCATTGACTCCTTAAATTTGGCAATTTTATTTTCAAGCTCCTCCTTTATTCTTCTTTCTTTTTCCACAGCTTCAGGTTTCGCCTTGTTTACAAAATTTTCATTAGATAATTTTTTTAACACCTTATCCAGCTCAACTTGAGTTTTTTCAATGCTTTTTTCCAGTTTTTCAATTTCCTTATCCAAATCAATTAAATCAGCAAGCGGTATATAAATTTCAGTTGTATCAACTAATCTGAATCCTACAAGTTTCGGAATTTCCACATTAAATTCATATTTTTCAACATTTGCCAGTCTATCTAATATTTTGGCATTATTTTGTAAAATATTCCTTGCATTTTCATCAGCTGTCTTGAAAATAACTTCAATTTTCTTAGATGGCGACACATTTGCTTCTCCACGAATATTTCTAATTGCCGAAACAATTTCCTTCAGATAGTCAAATTCCTTTTCAGCTTCAATATTTACAAACTCTTTTTCCTCTTTTGGAAAGTCTGATAACATAATTGTTTCTTCGCCAGTCTGCAATTTTTGCCAAATTTCCTCAGTAATAAATGGCATAAACGGATGTAGCATTTTCAGCCCTTTGTCAAGAACGTGTCTTAACACCCATTGTGCCATAACTTTATCACTGCCTTCCTGTCCATAAACACGTGTTTTGGCAATTTCCACATACCAGTCACAGAAATCTCCACGGAAAAATTCGTATGCCAATTTTGCAGCAGCGTCCAATTCGTATTTTTCCATATTTTCATTAATTAATTTTGAAGCAGTCTGTAATTTGGATAAAATCCATTTATCTTCAAGTTTAAATTCCGAATTATTCACAGTTGTTGAAACATCGAAATCTTCCAAATTTGACAATACAAATCTTGACGCATTCCAAACTTTATTTGCAAAAGCTGAACCCATTTCAAGCAATTTTTCTGAAAAATGGATGTCCTGCCCTTGTGAAGTATTGTATAAAAAGCTGAATCTTATTGCATCTGCACCGTATTTTGCTATTAAGTCAAGTGGATCAGGTGAATTTCCTAGAGATTTACTCATCTTTCTACCTTTTTCATCTCTTATAATTCCGTGCAAATAAACATAATTAAATGGAATTTCATCTTTTATATAAAGGCTCATCATTACCATTCTTGCAACCCAGAAGAATAATATGTCCGCCCCTGTAACAAGTGCATCTGTCGGAAAAAATTTTTTCAAGTCCTCAGTTTCATTTGGCCAGCCCAATGTTGAAAATGGCCATAATGCTGATGAAAACCAAGTATCAAGCACATCAGTTTCTTCTGTCAAGTTCACATCTTTTCCAAATTTTTCACGTGCCTGAATTTTTGCCTCTTCCAGACTTTTTGCCACAAAAACTGTTCCGTCTTCTGCATAATAGGCAGGTATTCTATGTCCCCACCAGATTTGACGTGAAATTGTCCAGTCCCTTATGTTTTCCAACCAGTTGTAATAAACTTTTTCCCATCTTTTTGGTGTAATTTGAATTTTTCCATTTTTTACAACTTCCAGCGCTCTTTTTGCAAGCGGCTCCATTTTTACAAACCACTGTGTCGAAACTCTTGGCTCAATAACTGAATTACATCTGTAGCAATGCCCCACAGCATTTTTATGATCTTTTACTCCAACTAGCAGTCCCTGCTCTTCCAAATCGGCAAGTATAGCCTTTCTAGCAGCAAATCTTTCTAGCCCTTGATATTTCCCACCATTTTCATTTACATGCGCATCTTCTGTAAAAATATTTAAAAATGCAAGTCCAGTTCTTTTTGCCACTTCAAAGTCGTTAGGATCGTGTGACGGAGTCATCTTAACTACTCCAGTCCCAAATTCCATATCCACATATTCATCTGCCACAATTGGAATTTCCCTGTTCATAAGCGGCAAAATGACAGTTTTCCCAATTAAGTGCTTGTATCTTTCATCATTTGGATTCACTGCAACTCCTGTATCTCCGAGCATTGTTTCAGGACGAGTTGTTGCAATTATCAATTCTTCGTCACTATCCTTGATTGGGTATCTAATTTCCCAGATTTTTCCATTTTTATCCTCATGATTTACCTCGTCATCAGCAAGCGCTGTTTTGTCATGCGGACACCAGTTTACAATGTATTCCCCACGATAAATGAGCCCGTCATTGTAAAGCTTGATGAACACTTCCTTTACAGCTTCTGAAAGCCCTTCATCCATAGTAAATCTTTCTCTTG contains:
- a CDS encoding NfeD family protein; protein product: MGALFWAILSGTAAILEIIIPGLVTIWFALSALIVMFLANFIEDSLIQFLIFAVLTIIFLIFTRPVLRRYIELQRKTNFDASMKGTDVKIEKVVDTKKTEKEYEVKFKGSIWTGVSEEILSNGEIVKIKGFKGNKIILERK
- a CDS encoding valine--tRNA ligase; amino-acid sequence: MPNELNKVYSPNEIEDKWYKIWEEKGYFNAQHNAEKPGYSIAIPPPNVTGILHMGHMLNNSIQDAIIRYKRMSGFDTLWIPGMDHAGIATQNKVERMLADEGTSKEEIGYDEFLRRTWEWKEKHGGLITKQLRKLGVSLDWSRERFTMDEGLSEAVKEVFIKLYNDGLIYRGEYIVNWCPHDKTALADDEVNHEDKNGKIWEIRYPIKDSDEELIIATTRPETMLGDTGVAVNPNDERYKHLIGKTVILPLMNREIPIVADEYVDMEFGTGVVKMTPSHDPNDFEVAKRTGLAFLNIFTEDAHVNENGGKYQGLERFAARKAILADLEEQGLLVGVKDHKNAVGHCYRCNSVIEPRVSTQWFVKMEPLAKRALEVVKNGKIQITPKRWEKVYYNWLENIRDWTISRQIWWGHRIPAYYAEDGTVFVAKSLEEAKIQAREKFGKDVNLTEETDVLDTWFSSALWPFSTLGWPNETEDLKKFFPTDALVTGADILFFWVARMVMMSLYIKDEIPFNYVYLHGIIRDEKGRKMSKSLGNSPDPLDLIAKYGADAIRFSFLYNTSQGQDIHFSEKLLEMGSAFANKVWNASRFVLSNLEDFDVSTTVNNSEFKLEDKWILSKLQTASKLINENMEKYELDAAAKLAYEFFRGDFCDWYVEIAKTRVYGQEGSDKVMAQWVLRHVLDKGLKMLHPFMPFITEEIWQKLQTGEETIMLSDFPKEEKEFVNIEAEKEFDYLKEIVSAIRNIRGEANVSPSKKIEVIFKTADENARNILQNNAKILDRLANVEKYEFNVEIPKLVGFRLVDTTEIYIPLADLIDLDKEIEKLEKSIEKTQVELDKVLKKLSNENFVNKAKPEAVEKERRIKEELENKIAKFKESMNLYR